A window of the Ostrea edulis chromosome 1, xbOstEdul1.1, whole genome shotgun sequence genome harbors these coding sequences:
- the LOC130048223 gene encoding uncharacterized protein F54H12.2-like — MSILSNEMFKEAMPSQLSLFDLPPTQTAVENIYFQDVSPISQISDSSPIEFQLSAQNGMDYVDLKRSRLYVKLKVTNGEKALASEDIVGPVNLLLPSLFSQLDVSMQNKPINSSGAHYPYLSMLSTLINYGADAKSSQLTSQLWESDTAGEFDDANAKNGENAGLLRRAVFVKGSKSVDLEGPIMHELFQMDRYILNQVGISLNFYRTRAEFCLMSTIASGKNYQIQLEEVILRVCKCKINPAVILSHAKMLETTTAKYPFKKSIVKMYNLAKGLLNVSLENMFSGTRPDRLYIAFVSSLAAAGDYSKNPYNFQHFNISQIALYSDGNPVGNTPIKLNFDAASGKNVVAAYVNLFDNASKWLFDGGNAITRKQFAEGGNVIFCFDLEPTFEQGEYLTLLKQGNVRIEAQFSVALPETVTAIVWGQYSALFEINQRRRPYYTYQCKGMTASVKKHREFLRLLTTTHKIQRVHMLQTIRNNQFNILVEIVYNILHAEVVLVPKEKYQKLLENHERILNDASDKDSLKMCGEGGGTQNKVDDVNDGQKEINIERDEKSDTDLEDTEI, encoded by the exons ATGTCCAtcttatcaaatgaaatgtttaagGAGGCCATGCCTAGTCAGCTTTCTCTGTTTGACCTGCCACCAACTCAGACTGCCGTAGAAAATATTTACTTTCAGgatgtgagccctatatcacaAATTTCAGACAGTTCACCAATTGAATTTCAACTTTCAGCTCAAAATGGAATGGATTATGTTGATCTCAAAAGAAGTAGACTGTATGTTAAACTAAAAGTAACGAATGGCGAAAAAGCACTTGCAAGCGAGGATATAGTGGGACCAGTGAATTTACTTTTACCATCACTTTTTAGTCAGCTGGATGTATCTATGCAAAATAAGCCCATTAACAGTTCAGGAGCGCATTATCCGTACTTGAGTATGTTGAGCACTCTCATCAACTATGGAGCTGATGCAAAGTCATCACAATTGACTTCACAGTTATGGGAGAGTGATACTGCCGGAGAATTTGACGATGCCAATGctaaaaatggggaaaatgctGGTCTTTTAAGAAGGGCTGTATTCGTCAAGGGAAGTAAGAGTGTAGACCTTGAAGGACCGATTATGCATGAGCTGTTTCAAATGGATAGATATATTCTTAATCAAGTTGGCATATCTCTAAATTTTTACCGTACACGAGCTGAGTTTTGTCTCATGTCAACCATCGCTAGTgggaaaaattatcaaatacaaCTAGAAGAAGTTATTCTTCGcgtttgtaaatgtaaaataaatccCGCCGTGATACTCAGTCATGCTAAAATGTTGGAGACAACAACTGCCAAATATCCATTCAAAAAGAGCATTGTCAAAATGTATAATCTTGCCAAAGGTCTTCTCAATGTTTCTCTGGAAAACATGTTTTCCGGAACAAGACCAGACCGTCTCTACATTGCGTTTGTATCATCACTGGCTGCGGCTGGAGATTATTCAAAGAATCCatataattttcaacatttcaaCATCTCtcaaattgcattgtatagcgATGGAAATCCAGTGGGAAATACCCctatcaaattaaattttgatgcAGCGAGTGGGAAGAACGTTGTCGCAGCatatgtaaatttatttgataATGCCTCAAAATGGCTTTTCGATGGAGGAAATGCAATAACTAGAAAGCAATTTGCTGAGGGTGGGAATGTTATATTCTGCTTTGATCTTGAACCCACATTTGAGCAGGGTGAATATCTTACATTACTTAAACAGGGGAATGTGCGCATAGAGGCACAGTTTAGTGTAGCCCTACCAGAGACCGTGACAGCCATTGTTTGGGGACAATATTCCGCTCTTTTTGAGATAAATCAG AGGAGGAGACCATATTATACCTACCAATGTAAAGGTATGACTGCATCTGTTAAAAAACATCGGGAGTTTCTCAGATTGTTGACGACAACCCACAAGATTCAGCGAGTGCACATGCTTCAAACCATCAGAAACAATCAATTTAACATTTTAGTGGAAATAGTGTACAACATTCTTCATG CTGAGGTTGTATTAGTTCCAAAAGAAAAATACCAGAAATTGTTAGAAAATCACGAACGAATTTTAAATGATGCAAGTGATAAGGATAGCTTGAAAATGTGTGGAGAGGGGGGAGGGACACAGAATAAGGTGGATGACGTGAATGATGGACAGAAAGAAATTAACATCGAGCGTGATGAAAAGTCTGACACAGATCTTGAGGACACGGAgatctag